The Fictibacillus arsenicus genome contains a region encoding:
- the rsmB gene encoding 16S rRNA (cytosine(967)-C(5))-methyltransferase RsmB, with amino-acid sequence MENNIRAIALDVLIKIEQNQAYSNLQLNQTLQKANVKEIDKGLLTSIVYGTIQRKNTIDFYLDQLLNKPIKKKDRWVISLLRLSIFQMLYMDRVPDHAIIHEAVEIAKQRGHQGLAGLVNGILRKLQREGTAEMDKKAGAGSEKAALTYSMPQWLFDRWSSQFGNEDAEKMAESNLLPSPVTARVNTMLTTRDEVLQQLEQEGVSAEEGELSPEGIIIKDGYLPGTEVYNKGLVTIQDESSMLVARAVAPLPGEVILDACAAPGGKSTHMAEMMKGNGKVVSLDLHAHKIELINKQAKRLGLENIEASVLDARKAGEKYDSASFDRVLVDAPCSGFGVIRKKPDLKWSKTEEDVLKLASIQKDILESASQMVKAGGQLVYSTCTVDQEENSEVAEWFLQNHPEFEWDPDFSEKMPEKVKTFIIEGRSDLQIMPHYFNSDGFYIAAYRKKTTGGEKHA; translated from the coding sequence TTGGAAAACAACATACGGGCAATCGCCCTGGACGTTTTAATTAAAATCGAACAAAATCAGGCATACTCAAATTTACAGCTGAATCAGACGCTCCAAAAAGCAAATGTAAAAGAAATTGATAAAGGTCTTTTAACGAGCATTGTTTATGGTACGATCCAGCGTAAAAACACGATAGATTTTTATTTAGATCAACTGCTGAATAAACCAATAAAGAAAAAAGACCGCTGGGTTATATCGTTGCTTAGACTGTCCATTTTCCAGATGCTATACATGGACCGTGTTCCAGATCATGCAATCATTCATGAAGCTGTAGAAATCGCTAAACAAAGAGGACATCAAGGTCTTGCAGGTCTTGTAAACGGTATTCTGCGCAAATTGCAGCGTGAGGGAACAGCTGAAATGGACAAAAAAGCAGGTGCAGGTTCCGAAAAAGCGGCTTTAACATACAGTATGCCGCAGTGGCTTTTTGACCGCTGGAGCTCTCAATTCGGAAATGAAGATGCTGAAAAAATGGCCGAATCAAATCTTTTGCCGTCTCCGGTTACAGCGAGGGTAAATACGATGCTAACGACAAGAGACGAAGTTCTTCAGCAGCTGGAGCAAGAAGGAGTTTCTGCAGAAGAAGGAGAATTGTCTCCTGAGGGTATCATAATAAAAGACGGCTATCTTCCAGGAACAGAAGTATATAATAAAGGCTTAGTTACGATTCAGGATGAAAGCTCAATGCTTGTTGCTAGAGCTGTAGCTCCATTACCTGGAGAAGTCATTCTAGATGCATGTGCTGCCCCAGGCGGCAAATCAACCCATATGGCTGAAATGATGAAAGGAAATGGAAAAGTTGTTTCTTTAGACCTTCATGCCCATAAGATAGAATTGATTAATAAACAAGCAAAGAGACTGGGTCTTGAAAATATCGAAGCCTCAGTTTTAGATGCTCGAAAAGCAGGAGAAAAATACGACTCTGCATCTTTTGATAGAGTTCTTGTTGATGCCCCTTGCAGCGGTTTTGGTGTAATCCGCAAAAAGCCGGATCTTAAATGGTCTAAAACAGAAGAAGATGTTTTAAAGCTTGCATCCATTCAAAAGGATATATTGGAATCCGCTTCTCAAATGGTGAAAGCTGGAGGTCAGCTTGTCTACAGCACTTGTACAGTAGATCAGGAAGAAAACAGTGAAGTAGCAGAATGGTTCCTTCAAAATCATCCTGAATTTGAATGGGATCCGGACTTTTCCGAAAAGATGCCAGAAAAAGTGAAAACCTTTATAATAGAAGGACGATCAGATCTGCAAATTATGCCTCATTATTTTAATAGTGACGGCTTTTACATTGCGGCTTACAGAAAAAAGACAACAGGTGGTGAGAAACATGCTTAA
- the rlmN gene encoding 23S rRNA (adenine(2503)-C(2))-methyltransferase RlmN, with protein sequence MLKPLTDKQTKPNIKPSIFSLELHELEAWLTDIREPKFRGKQIFEWLYQKRVSSFEEMTNLPIGLREKLEKDFYIKPLKEVIRQESADGTIKFLFELQDGYSIETVLMRHEYGNSICVTTQVGCRLGCTFCASTLGGLKRNLQAGEIVAQVLQVQRALDETEERVSSVVVMGIGEPFDNYEGLMSFLKIINHDLGLNIGARHITISTSGVVPYIYKFADEGMQINFAISLHAPNTETRSRLMPVNRMYPLNELMDSISYYIKKTGRRVTFEYGLFGKVNDTVEHANELADLIKDIKCHVNLIPVNYVPERDYVRTPKTQIFKFLETLTSRGINATIRREQGHDIDAACGQLRAKERKEETR encoded by the coding sequence ATGCTTAAACCATTAACAGATAAACAGACAAAGCCTAATATTAAACCTTCTATATTCTCATTGGAGCTTCACGAACTTGAAGCTTGGCTGACGGATATTAGAGAACCTAAATTCAGAGGCAAACAAATCTTTGAATGGCTGTATCAAAAACGTGTGTCCTCTTTTGAGGAAATGACAAACCTTCCAATAGGTTTGCGTGAGAAGCTGGAAAAAGATTTTTATATCAAACCTTTAAAAGAAGTGATACGCCAAGAATCAGCAGATGGTACGATCAAATTCTTATTTGAACTGCAAGATGGCTATTCCATTGAAACAGTACTTATGAGACATGAGTATGGAAACAGTATTTGTGTAACGACACAGGTTGGATGCCGATTAGGCTGTACTTTCTGTGCTTCTACTTTGGGAGGATTAAAGCGCAATCTGCAAGCTGGCGAAATTGTTGCCCAAGTTCTTCAGGTTCAGAGAGCTTTAGATGAAACAGAAGAAAGAGTAAGTTCTGTTGTTGTCATGGGGATCGGTGAACCGTTCGATAATTATGAAGGACTTATGTCTTTCCTTAAGATTATCAACCATGATCTAGGGCTAAATATCGGTGCTCGCCATATCACGATTTCAACAAGTGGCGTGGTACCTTATATTTATAAATTTGCTGATGAAGGAATGCAAATTAATTTTGCGATCTCTCTTCATGCTCCAAACACAGAAACAAGAAGCCGCCTAATGCCAGTTAACAGAATGTATCCATTAAACGAACTAATGGATTCCATTAGTTATTATATTAAGAAGACCGGCAGACGTGTAACATTTGAATATGGTTTATTCGGAAAAGTTAACGATACAGTGGAACACGCAAATGAGCTCGCAGATCTTATTAAAGATATTAAGTGCCATGTTAATTTAATTCCAGTAAACTATGTACCAGAAAGAGATTATGTAAGAACACCGAAAACACAAATATTTAAGTTCTTAGAGACGTTAACCTCAAGAGGCATTAATGCCACCATCAGAAGAGAACAAGGACATGACATTGACGCAGCATGCGGTCAGCTGCGTGCGAAGGAACGTAAAGAAGAGACGAGGTGA
- a CDS encoding Stp1/IreP family PP2C-type Ser/Thr phosphatase — MQIAFQTDVGMVRKHNEDSGEVFTKGEHFLAVIADGMGGHKAGDIASQEALKVIKEAWVHFEENLGNIKDWIQSVLNDTNKHIFQFSQVNPETRGMGTTIVAALGTKNEITVAHIGDSRCYLYSKGELKRVTDDHSLVQELVKSGQITEDEAEIHPRRNMIMKAVGTDETVEAELNVITWNSGDYLLLCSDGLSDKVSFKKIKEALDNSMETVADKVEKLIAWAKDAGGEDNITAILIQNSSDTEIKGEAKA; from the coding sequence ATGCAAATTGCCTTTCAAACTGATGTTGGAATGGTAAGGAAGCATAATGAAGACAGCGGGGAAGTGTTCACAAAGGGTGAACACTTTCTTGCAGTTATTGCTGATGGTATGGGCGGTCATAAAGCGGGGGATATCGCAAGTCAGGAAGCCCTTAAAGTGATTAAAGAAGCTTGGGTTCATTTTGAAGAAAACTTGGGAAATATTAAAGACTGGATTCAAAGTGTACTGAACGATACTAATAAACATATATTCCAATTTTCTCAAGTTAACCCTGAGACTAGAGGGATGGGTACAACGATTGTGGCTGCATTGGGAACGAAAAACGAGATTACAGTTGCTCATATTGGTGACAGCAGATGTTATTTATATTCAAAAGGTGAATTGAAAAGGGTAACGGATGACCATTCACTTGTTCAGGAACTTGTGAAGTCCGGTCAGATCACAGAAGATGAAGCTGAAATTCACCCAAGACGAAACATGATTATGAAAGCAGTTGGAACCGATGAAACCGTTGAGGCAGAATTAAACGTGATCACTTGGAATTCCGGTGATTACCTGTTGCTGTGTTCAGATGGATTATCAGACAAGGTATCATTTAAAAAAATTAAAGAAGCGTTGGATAACTCAATGGAAACCGTTGCCGATAAGGTTGAAAAATTAATAGCCTGGGCAAAAGATGCGGGTGGAGAAGATAACATAACTGCTATCCTTATTCAAAATAGTTCTGACACAGAAATAAAAGGGGAAGCAAAAGCATGA
- the pknB gene encoding Stk1 family PASTA domain-containing Ser/Thr kinase, whose amino-acid sequence MIGKRVSGRYKLLEVIGDGGMAIVYRAKDLILDRDVAVKVLRSEFNKDEDFIRRFKREAESATSLDHPNIVSIYDVGEDEEIYFIVMEYVQGKTLKQYIKEHGKISVEESLHIMKQIVSGMAVAHDHGIIHRDIKPHNILITDNGTAKLTDFGIALAITSATITHTNSILGSVHYFSPEQARGGIANAKSDIYSFGAVLYEMVTGRVPFVGESPVSVALKHLQENVIEPRRLNPEIPQSVENIILKALAKNPLKRYDSAQELLNDMNSALQPERMYEQKWNEDSDEDEKTKFIPPIVPPPVEETPVMKEEEKAPEKKKKKWWLILLITFLLLGGAAVAAFTIWSSVFSVQEVNVPDVVGDDYEDAFDKLKAKSLDVKREEVFDPEIEDGHVIRQNPSPGTAVKEHAVITLHVSKGPEKENMPDVEGYNIESAQALLKDKGFTDIDINYEESDSEPEGTVLTQSPDRDEKVTPAETTVTLTVSSGTPTVQISNLIGLTQQDVETFADNEGLVAEFTSEYSDTVEKGKVISQDPAPFTQVEKGATITVVLSDGPDPNKEEDAEESDEIGGDRTTTENIEVKLNKRDKNEPARVKIVYSDKNAANEVFVEEEITESKEYSLPLTIAEGGTASYVVYINDKEAKKETINYDDIQEGDDGD is encoded by the coding sequence ATGATTGGAAAAAGAGTCAGTGGCCGCTACAAACTTTTAGAAGTAATTGGTGACGGCGGAATGGCCATCGTTTATCGAGCAAAAGATTTAATTCTGGATCGGGATGTTGCTGTAAAAGTTCTTCGTTCAGAGTTTAATAAAGATGAAGATTTTATTAGAAGGTTTAAAAGGGAAGCAGAATCAGCTACAAGTCTGGACCATCCGAACATTGTAAGTATATATGATGTAGGAGAAGACGAAGAAATCTATTTTATTGTTATGGAGTACGTGCAAGGGAAGACACTTAAACAATACATAAAAGAACACGGAAAAATATCTGTAGAAGAATCCTTGCACATCATGAAACAAATTGTTTCGGGTATGGCAGTTGCCCATGACCATGGAATTATTCATCGTGATATTAAACCGCACAATATTTTAATTACTGATAATGGAACAGCGAAACTTACCGATTTTGGGATTGCACTGGCTATTACTTCTGCAACCATTACACATACTAATTCAATATTGGGTTCTGTTCATTATTTTTCTCCTGAACAGGCTCGGGGAGGAATTGCCAATGCAAAATCGGATATTTATTCCTTTGGTGCTGTTTTATATGAAATGGTTACAGGCAGAGTGCCTTTTGTTGGTGAATCACCGGTTTCTGTTGCTTTAAAACACCTTCAGGAAAATGTGATAGAGCCTCGGAGGCTAAATCCGGAGATTCCTCAAAGTGTTGAGAACATAATTTTAAAAGCACTGGCAAAAAATCCTCTTAAAAGGTATGACAGTGCCCAAGAACTGTTAAATGACATGAACTCTGCGCTTCAGCCGGAACGCATGTATGAGCAAAAATGGAATGAGGACAGTGATGAGGATGAGAAAACAAAATTCATACCTCCCATTGTTCCTCCGCCTGTTGAAGAAACACCTGTTATGAAAGAAGAAGAGAAAGCCCCCGAAAAGAAGAAAAAGAAATGGTGGCTGATTCTATTAATTACCTTTCTTTTATTAGGAGGAGCGGCAGTAGCTGCATTTACCATTTGGTCGTCCGTATTTTCTGTTCAAGAAGTCAATGTTCCAGATGTAGTTGGAGACGATTATGAGGATGCTTTTGATAAATTAAAAGCAAAAAGTCTGGATGTAAAACGCGAGGAAGTTTTTGATCCTGAAATAGAAGACGGTCATGTAATACGCCAGAACCCTTCTCCTGGAACGGCTGTGAAAGAACACGCTGTAATTACACTGCATGTTTCAAAAGGACCTGAAAAGGAAAATATGCCTGATGTAGAAGGCTACAACATCGAATCTGCACAAGCACTTTTAAAAGATAAAGGATTCACAGATATTGATATCAATTATGAGGAATCTGATTCAGAGCCAGAAGGGACGGTACTTACTCAAAGTCCTGACAGAGATGAGAAAGTAACTCCTGCTGAAACTACGGTTACTTTAACCGTAAGCTCGGGTACACCAACTGTCCAAATTTCAAATCTAATCGGATTAACTCAGCAAGACGTTGAAACATTTGCAGATAATGAGGGACTTGTAGCTGAATTTACGTCTGAGTATTCGGATACTGTAGAAAAAGGAAAAGTCATTTCCCAAGACCCGGCACCTTTTACACAAGTTGAAAAAGGAGCGACGATTACAGTTGTTCTGTCGGATGGTCCAGATCCAAATAAAGAAGAAGATGCAGAAGAATCCGATGAAATTGGGGGAGACCGCACTACAACGGAAAATATCGAAGTTAAGCTAAACAAAAGAGATAAGAATGAGCCTGCCCGGGTAAAAATTGTTTATTCGGACAAAAATGCAGCAAATGAAGTTTTCGTGGAAGAGGAGATAACAGAATCAAAGGAGTATTCTCTCCCTTTGACTATTGCTGAAGGCGGTACCGCTTCTTACGTTGTTTATATCAATGATAAAGAAGCAAAGAAAGAAACAATAAATTATGATGATATTCAGGAAGGGGACGATGGTGATTAA
- the rsgA gene encoding ribosome small subunit-dependent GTPase A, with amino-acid sequence MPEGRIVKALAGFYYVKEQGKTEVFQCRGRGNFRKKKVNPLVGDWVEYESSNVTDGYILDVKERKNELVRPPIANVDQAILVFSATEPDFSTLLLDRFLVHIEANDILPVICISKMDLVQGTDDLDEIQKYIETYKRLGYDVFPTSTKTDDSLEMFYPLFKDKVTVFAGQSGVGKSSLLNAINPELMLETNEISSHLGRGKHTTRHVELILFGNGLVADTPGFSSLDFMNIEAEDLSMYFPEMNERRGNCKFRWCSHTSEPKCAVKQGVEEGAIPQFRYDHYVSFLQEIKDQKRRY; translated from the coding sequence ATGCCTGAAGGAAGAATCGTTAAAGCGCTGGCTGGTTTTTATTACGTAAAGGAACAAGGCAAGACTGAAGTTTTCCAATGCAGGGGAAGGGGGAACTTTCGAAAGAAGAAAGTGAACCCGCTTGTTGGTGACTGGGTAGAATATGAATCCAGCAACGTTACGGATGGCTATATTCTTGATGTGAAAGAAAGAAAAAATGAATTAGTCCGCCCACCCATCGCAAACGTAGACCAGGCCATTCTCGTTTTTTCGGCAACCGAACCTGATTTTAGCACGCTTCTCTTAGATAGGTTTCTTGTTCACATAGAGGCAAATGATATTCTGCCTGTAATCTGTATTTCTAAAATGGATCTTGTCCAGGGTACTGATGACCTTGATGAGATTCAAAAATATATAGAAACATACAAAAGATTAGGATACGATGTGTTTCCCACTTCAACAAAAACAGACGACAGCCTGGAGATGTTCTATCCGCTTTTTAAAGATAAAGTAACGGTTTTTGCTGGGCAGTCCGGTGTCGGAAAATCATCGTTATTAAATGCCATTAACCCAGAGCTCATGCTTGAAACGAACGAAATATCGAGCCACTTAGGACGGGGTAAACATACAACTCGGCATGTTGAACTCATCTTGTTTGGAAACGGTCTTGTCGCTGATACACCTGGATTCAGTTCCTTGGATTTCATGAACATTGAAGCTGAAGACTTGTCTATGTATTTTCCTGAGATGAATGAGAGACGCGGAAATTGTAAATTCCGATGGTGTTCACATACTTCAGAACCTAAATGTGCTGTCAAACAGGGTGTCGAAGAAGGAGCAATTCCACAATTTCGATATGATCACTATGTAAGCTTTTTACAGGAAATAAAAGATCAAAAACGGAGGTACTAA
- the rpe gene encoding ribulose-phosphate 3-epimerase, protein MVKIAPSILSADFSKLGEEIKAVEMAGADYIHVDVMDGHFVPNITMGHLVLKAIRPLTELPLDVHLMIENPDSYIEDFAEAGADIITVHVEAATHLHRTIQLIKAKGVKAGVVLNPATPVDAIKHIIHDIDMVLLMTVNPGFGGQSFIQNVVPKIKEVSELVQTHGLNVEIEVDGGVNAETAPLCIEAGANVLVAGSAIYGKKDLKDAINSIRGV, encoded by the coding sequence ATGGTTAAAATAGCTCCTTCCATTCTATCGGCTGACTTTTCAAAGTTAGGCGAAGAAATAAAAGCGGTTGAGATGGCCGGTGCCGATTACATTCATGTAGACGTGATGGATGGACATTTCGTACCAAATATTACGATGGGTCACCTAGTCCTTAAAGCTATACGTCCATTGACTGAATTGCCGCTGGACGTACATCTAATGATAGAGAATCCGGATTCATATATTGAGGATTTTGCAGAGGCAGGTGCAGATATTATTACTGTCCATGTTGAAGCGGCAACTCATCTTCACAGAACGATACAACTGATTAAAGCTAAAGGTGTTAAAGCAGGCGTTGTATTAAACCCAGCTACTCCAGTTGATGCAATAAAGCACATCATCCATGATATCGATATGGTATTGCTTATGACAGTTAACCCTGGATTTGGCGGACAGTCTTTTATCCAAAATGTTGTCCCAAAGATCAAAGAAGTTTCTGAGCTAGTACAGACTCATGGGCTGAATGTAGAAATTGAGGTAGATGGCGGTGTTAATGCTGAAACTGCCCCTTTATGCATTGAAGCAGGTGCGAACGTTTTAGTAGCCGGTTCTGCCATATATGGGAAAAAAGATTTAAAAGATGCAATAAACTCCATTCGTGGTGTATAA
- the thiT gene encoding energy-coupled thiamine transporter ThiT, with translation MKNNNILLLTEIAIMAALSLILGLIKFNGVWPQGGSVSLEMVPIFLIAFRRGLKAGVFTGLAVGLLQLLVNPYIVHPAQLILDYPLAFALAGVAGAFAPSITQNKAKRTLLMLTGIFIGCALRLASHVLSGVIFFSDFAEEMNVWLYSIMYNGSFMVVIFGITSLIVIFITNTAPRLLHAARKGYHQAA, from the coding sequence ATGAAAAACAATAACATTTTACTATTAACAGAAATTGCTATTATGGCTGCACTTTCATTGATTTTAGGACTTATAAAATTCAATGGTGTTTGGCCGCAAGGGGGTTCTGTCTCTCTTGAGATGGTGCCGATTTTTCTAATAGCATTCAGAAGGGGATTGAAAGCAGGGGTTTTTACAGGATTAGCAGTAGGATTGCTTCAATTGCTTGTAAATCCATATATCGTCCATCCTGCTCAGCTTATTTTAGATTACCCGCTTGCTTTTGCTTTAGCAGGTGTTGCAGGTGCATTTGCGCCGTCAATTACTCAAAATAAAGCAAAGAGAACTTTATTGATGCTTACAGGGATTTTTATTGGATGTGCCTTGAGACTTGCTTCACATGTATTATCGGGGGTTATTTTCTTTAGTGATTTTGCCGAAGAGATGAATGTATGGCTTTATTCAATCATGTACAACGGTTCGTTTATGGTCGTCATTTTTGGAATTACATCTCTAATCGTGATTTTTATAACTAACACTGCTCCAAGATTATTGCATGCAGCAAGAAAGGGATATCATCAGGCAGCATGA
- a CDS encoding thiamine diphosphokinase, protein MKIRIVAGGPDHLIPELKNYDSSPGDLWVGVDRGTFILLQKGIKPAYAFGDFDSVSAAEKENILKSDIILNEYQSEKDHTDMELALEWAMDQKPKEILLFGATGGRLDHEMINIQQLYRTISSNVEVKVVDLKNEISLKLPGKYTIEREDLYSYISFLAFQGEVKGITLKGFKYPLEKASLKMGSSLCISNELVNKNGTYSFDSGIILMVKSRD, encoded by the coding sequence ATGAAAATAAGAATTGTCGCCGGTGGTCCAGATCATCTGATCCCAGAACTTAAAAACTATGATTCCTCACCAGGAGATCTGTGGGTTGGCGTTGACAGAGGTACATTCATCCTTTTGCAGAAAGGGATAAAGCCTGCATATGCTTTCGGTGATTTTGATTCGGTTTCAGCAGCAGAAAAGGAGAATATACTAAAGTCAGATATTATCCTGAATGAATACCAGTCGGAAAAAGACCACACTGATATGGAATTAGCGCTTGAATGGGCAATGGATCAAAAACCAAAAGAAATACTATTATTCGGCGCAACTGGAGGAAGACTGGATCACGAGATGATAAACATCCAGCAGCTCTATAGAACCATTTCTAGCAATGTTGAAGTTAAAGTAGTAGATCTTAAAAATGAAATCTCACTAAAGCTCCCTGGAAAATATACGATTGAAAGAGAGGATCTTTACTCCTATATTTCTTTCTTAGCTTTTCAAGGAGAAGTAAAAGGCATCACGCTAAAGGGATTCAAATATCCTTTAGAAAAAGCTTCCTTGAAGATGGGGTCTTCCCTCTGTATATCAAATGAGCTTGTAAATAAAAATGGTACTTATTCTTTCGACTCTGGCATAATATTGATGGTAAAGAGCCGTGATTAA
- the spoVM gene encoding stage V sporulation protein SpoVM, with protein sequence MKFYTIKLPRFLGGFVRAILGSFKKG encoded by the coding sequence ATGAAATTTTATACCATTAAACTTCCTAGATTCTTAGGGGGATTCGTACGTGCCATCTTAGGTTCTTTTAAAAAAGGATAA
- the rpmB gene encoding 50S ribosomal protein L28, which translates to MARKCFITGKGPKTGNKRSHAMNKSKKSWGANVQKVRILVDGKPKRVYVSARALKSGKVERV; encoded by the coding sequence ATGGCTCGTAAATGTTTTATTACTGGAAAAGGACCTAAAACTGGAAACAAGCGTTCTCACGCTATGAACAAATCAAAGAAAAGCTGGGGAGCTAATGTCCAAAAGGTTCGCATTCTTGTGGACGGAAAGCCTAAGCGCGTATATGTATCTGCTCGTGCACTTAAATCAGGTAAAGTAGAACGCGTTTAA
- a CDS encoding Asp23/Gls24 family envelope stress response protein, translating into MSIEMKTTYGQIDISNEVIATIAGGAAIDCYGIVGMASRKQLKDGLTELLGRENFSRGIVVRQEEDEVHIDMYIIVSYGTKISEVAHNVQNKVKYTLDQMLGLAVDSVNIYVQGVRVTTP; encoded by the coding sequence ATGTCCATTGAAATGAAAACAACCTATGGTCAAATTGATATTTCTAATGAAGTGATTGCTACTATCGCTGGCGGTGCAGCAATTGATTGTTACGGAATTGTTGGCATGGCATCAAGAAAGCAATTAAAGGATGGATTAACTGAACTTTTAGGACGTGAAAATTTCTCCCGAGGGATCGTTGTCCGACAAGAGGAAGATGAAGTACATATTGATATGTATATCATTGTAAGCTACGGAACAAAGATTTCTGAAGTGGCTCATAATGTTCAGAACAAAGTGAAATATACCCTGGATCAAATGCTTGGATTGGCGGTTGACTCAGTCAATATCTATGTTCAGGGTGTCAGGGTGACAACCCCTTAG
- a CDS encoding DAK2 domain-containing protein, with protein sequence MSLKVLDGKKFAKMVLEGASNLSRNAAMVDALNVFPVPDGDTGTNMNLTITSGAKEVEKNTSSQIGAVANAFAKGLLMGARGNSGVILSQLFRGFSKAIEGKESITAVEFANAFDKGVETAYKAVMKPVEGTILTVAKDAAKKAVKEAKKSDDVLYIMKELVKESKASLNRTPDLLPVLKEVGVVDSGGQGLVTVYEGFLAVLEGKELPKVSVNAPSMGELVNAEHHKAQIHMKTEDIHFGYCTEFMVKFESNKIKNNPFDETNFRNELAEHGDSLLVVADDDVVKVHIHTEQPGNMLTLAHRYGSLINIKIENMREQHSAILESENEVIPSYSQPAEKKKEYGIVTVAMGEGIEEMFSSMGASVIQGGQTMNPSTEDIVRAISEVNAEKVFILPNNSNIIMASEQAASVVDEEVVIIRTKTVPQGIASILAFNPSADMKENEKKMNEAITSVKSGQVTYAVRDTSIDGVEIGKGDFMGISEGKIITSKTNKLEVTKELLEKMMDEDTEIVTIIYGEDSSEDEAQELADFIEEKFPDAEAEIHNGKQPIYSFILSVE encoded by the coding sequence GTGTCTTTAAAAGTATTAGACGGAAAAAAGTTTGCAAAAATGGTGCTCGAGGGTGCTTCAAACTTATCAAGAAATGCAGCAATGGTCGATGCACTTAACGTATTTCCTGTACCAGATGGTGATACAGGAACAAACATGAACTTAACGATTACATCTGGTGCAAAAGAGGTTGAGAAAAACACTTCAAGTCAAATAGGCGCTGTAGCAAATGCGTTCGCTAAAGGGCTTTTAATGGGAGCAAGAGGGAACTCTGGCGTTATTTTATCACAGTTATTCAGAGGGTTCTCTAAAGCTATTGAAGGCAAAGAATCCATTACAGCGGTTGAGTTTGCTAATGCATTTGACAAAGGTGTAGAAACTGCATACAAAGCTGTTATGAAGCCTGTCGAAGGTACAATTTTAACAGTTGCAAAAGATGCTGCTAAAAAAGCAGTTAAAGAAGCAAAAAAATCAGATGATGTCCTTTATATTATGAAGGAACTCGTTAAAGAATCTAAAGCTTCCTTAAACCGTACACCAGATCTTCTTCCTGTTTTAAAAGAAGTAGGAGTAGTAGATTCGGGCGGACAAGGTCTAGTCACTGTATATGAAGGCTTTTTAGCTGTATTAGAAGGAAAAGAACTGCCAAAAGTATCAGTAAATGCTCCTTCAATGGGTGAACTTGTCAACGCGGAACATCACAAAGCTCAAATTCACATGAAAACTGAAGATATCCACTTTGGATACTGCACAGAGTTCATGGTGAAATTTGAATCAAATAAAATCAAAAACAATCCATTTGATGAAACAAACTTCCGAAACGAGCTCGCAGAACATGGTGACTCACTTCTCGTTGTTGCGGATGATGATGTGGTAAAAGTACACATTCATACAGAGCAGCCAGGCAACATGCTGACTCTTGCTCACCGTTATGGGAGTTTGATCAACATTAAGATTGAAAATATGCGTGAACAGCATTCGGCTATCTTAGAAAGTGAAAATGAAGTTATTCCTTCATACTCTCAGCCTGCTGAGAAAAAGAAAGAATACGGGATTGTAACAGTAGCTATGGGCGAAGGAATCGAAGAAATGTTTTCTTCAATGGGAGCATCCGTTATCCAAGGCGGACAGACTATGAATCCTAGTACAGAAGACATTGTGCGTGCTATTTCTGAAGTGAATGCAGAAAAAGTATTCATTCTTCCTAACAACAGCAATATCATCATGGCTTCTGAACAGGCTGCTAGCGTTGTTGATGAAGAAGTTGTCATCATCCGCACTAAGACTGTTCCACAAGGCATCGCTTCCATCCTGGCGTTTAATCCTTCGGCAGATATGAAAGAAAACGAAAAGAAAATGAACGAAGCAATTACTTCTGTAAAATCCGGGCAAGTAACTTACGCTGTCAGAGATACATCAATCGATGGTGTTGAGATTGGTAAGGGTGACTTTATGGGGATTTCAGAGGGTAAAATCATCACTTCAAAGACAAATAAGCTAGAAGTGACGAAAGAGCTTTTAGAAAAAATGATGGATGAAGATACAGAAATCGTAACCATCATTTATGGTGAAGATTCTTCTGAAGATGAAGCGCAAGAACTTGCCGATTTCATCGAAGAAAAATTCCCCGATGCTGAAGCTGAGATCCATAACGGAAAACAGCCGATCTACTCATTTATCCTTTCAGTTGAGTAA